Proteins co-encoded in one Actinomadura luteofluorescens genomic window:
- a CDS encoding BTAD domain-containing putative transcriptional regulator, with product MRFGVLGPLAVWTDAGTPVRVPETKVRTLLAVLLTRPGRPVPVDRLIDALWGDRPPRNPVGTLQARVSQLRKALEDGEPGGRGLVAARPPGYVIDAGPEAVDAARFAAALGRDAADPLARKRLLGDALALWRGPAFADFADAGFARSAIIELEEGRLVALERHAQARLDLGEHAAVAAELAAPAARHPLRERLHALHLRALHLAGRQGEAFAGYHELRERLAEELGADPGPELAELHRSMLAEGPAPPPRPAPRLPAALDELIGREGAVERGRALLAEHRLVTLTGTGGVGKTRLAVEIASRSIADHPDGVWMVELTAPDDVPGQVARALGLREESAGSPLADALRGRRALLVLDNCEHVLEPVAELAGRLLADAAGLRVLATSREPLGVAGERLQLVLPLDPPGHDASPEALRESGSVRLFVARAAAASPGFELDAGTAPWVAAICRRLDGVPLALELAATRVRALGVRELAARLDDRFRVLAGGRHGGPARQRTLRAMIDWSWELLTGPERVALRRLAVHAGGCTLDAAEAVCDAGVDVLARLVDRSLVVRTEEGRYRLLESVAAYALERLREAGEEDEFRHRHVLHYTGLAEQAAERLRGPEQGHWLKLLDEEAANLRAALGNETGFRLVNALAWYWYLRGRFGEARRAFAETLAAHSLASPARTEAATWLTAFTMLVGEGTDSEELRQAALAEHDDPLARAKAEWLLSHVHWAYGDLAVNERRVDRALAVFRERDDRWFTAAALATRAKLAVGHGDLAAMERDAVRSAALFAELGDPWGRLEASDALVRRAEITGDYAEAARLLRDGLRLAEESRMWPEASFRMSGLGRVALLTGALGEARDLHERALDLARRHMARSAEEFAEVGLGLVARARGDLDAAERHLRARLGWLRGIGGTAGLAFAHAQLGFIAEERGDAGGALALHTEGLAAARAVGDPRAIALALEGLAGARSLAGDHAAADGLLAEAGALRAAAGAALPPGERRDVERISGRIRDARGVVAINGEASSPGEGKT from the coding sequence GTGCGCTTCGGGGTGCTGGGACCGCTCGCGGTGTGGACGGACGCCGGGACGCCCGTGCGCGTGCCGGAGACGAAGGTCCGCACGCTGCTCGCCGTCCTGCTCACCCGTCCCGGACGCCCCGTCCCGGTCGATCGGCTGATCGACGCGCTGTGGGGCGACCGGCCGCCCCGCAACCCGGTCGGAACGCTCCAAGCCCGGGTCTCGCAGCTCCGGAAGGCGCTGGAGGACGGCGAGCCGGGCGGCCGGGGCCTCGTCGCCGCCCGTCCGCCCGGGTACGTGATCGACGCCGGTCCGGAGGCGGTCGACGCCGCGCGGTTCGCGGCGGCGCTCGGCCGCGACGCCGCCGATCCCCTCGCCCGCAAGCGGCTCCTCGGCGACGCGCTCGCGCTGTGGCGCGGGCCGGCCTTCGCCGACTTCGCCGACGCCGGGTTCGCCCGCAGCGCGATCATCGAGCTGGAGGAGGGGCGGCTCGTCGCGCTGGAGCGGCACGCGCAGGCCCGGCTCGACCTCGGCGAGCACGCGGCGGTGGCGGCCGAGCTGGCCGCGCCGGCGGCCCGCCACCCGCTGCGCGAGCGGCTGCACGCCCTCCACCTGCGCGCCCTGCACCTGGCCGGGCGGCAGGGCGAGGCGTTCGCGGGCTACCACGAGCTGCGCGAGCGGCTCGCCGAGGAGCTGGGCGCCGACCCGGGGCCCGAGCTGGCGGAACTCCACCGGTCGATGCTCGCGGAGGGCCCCGCCCCGCCGCCGCGGCCGGCGCCCCGGCTGCCCGCCGCGCTCGACGAGCTGATCGGCCGCGAGGGCGCGGTCGAGCGGGGCCGCGCCCTGCTGGCCGAGCACCGGCTCGTGACGCTCACCGGCACGGGAGGCGTCGGCAAGACGCGGCTGGCCGTGGAGATCGCCTCGCGGTCGATCGCCGACCACCCCGACGGGGTGTGGATGGTGGAGCTGACCGCGCCCGACGACGTGCCCGGGCAGGTCGCCCGCGCGCTGGGCCTGCGCGAGGAATCCGCCGGGAGCCCCCTCGCCGACGCGCTGCGGGGGCGGCGGGCGCTGCTCGTCCTCGACAACTGCGAGCACGTGCTCGAACCCGTCGCCGAGCTGGCCGGGCGGCTGCTCGCCGACGCGGCCGGGCTGCGCGTCCTCGCGACGTCGCGGGAGCCCTTGGGGGTCGCCGGGGAACGGCTGCAACTCGTCCTGCCTCTCGATCCGCCCGGTCACGACGCCTCCCCTGAAGCGCTGCGCGAGTCGGGCTCGGTCCGGCTGTTCGTCGCGCGGGCCGCGGCGGCGTCCCCCGGCTTCGAGCTGGACGCCGGCACGGCGCCGTGGGTCGCGGCGATCTGCCGGCGCCTGGACGGGGTGCCGCTCGCGCTGGAGCTGGCGGCGACCCGCGTCCGCGCGCTCGGGGTGCGGGAGCTGGCGGCGCGGCTGGACGACCGGTTCCGGGTGCTGGCGGGCGGGAGGCACGGCGGCCCGGCCCGGCAGCGGACGCTCCGCGCGATGATCGACTGGAGCTGGGAGCTGCTCACCGGGCCCGAGCGGGTCGCGCTGCGGCGCCTCGCCGTCCACGCGGGCGGTTGCACGCTGGACGCGGCGGAGGCGGTCTGCGACGCGGGCGTCGACGTGCTCGCCAGGCTGGTCGACCGCTCCCTCGTCGTCCGGACGGAGGAAGGCCGGTACCGGCTGCTGGAGTCGGTCGCCGCCTACGCCCTGGAACGCCTGCGGGAGGCGGGCGAGGAGGACGAGTTCCGTCACCGCCACGTCCTGCACTACACCGGCCTGGCCGAACAAGCGGCGGAACGGTTGCGCGGTCCCGAACAGGGCCACTGGCTAAAGCTGCTCGACGAGGAGGCCGCGAACCTGCGCGCTGCTCTGGGAAACGAGACGGGATTCCGGCTCGTGAACGCGCTCGCCTGGTACTGGTACCTGCGGGGGCGCTTCGGGGAGGCCCGCCGTGCGTTCGCTGAGACCCTGGCCGCCCATTCGCTGGCGTCCCCGGCCAGAACCGAGGCCGCGACGTGGCTGACCGCCTTCACCATGCTGGTCGGCGAAGGCACCGATTCAGAGGAGCTTCGGCAAGCCGCCTTGGCCGAACACGACGATCCGCTCGCCAGGGCCAAGGCCGAGTGGCTGCTGAGCCACGTGCATTGGGCGTATGGGGATCTGGCCGTGAACGAGCGACGCGTCGACCGCGCCTTGGCCGTGTTCCGGGAGCGGGACGATCGCTGGTTCACGGCCGCCGCGCTCGCGACCCGGGCCAAGCTGGCCGTCGGGCACGGCGATCTGGCCGCCATGGAGCGGGACGCGGTGCGCAGCGCAGCGCTGTTCGCCGAGCTCGGCGACCCGTGGGGGCGGCTGGAGGCGTCCGACGCACTCGTCCGGCGCGCCGAGATCACCGGCGACTACGCCGAGGCCGCGCGGCTGCTGCGCGACGGGCTCCGGCTGGCCGAGGAGTCGCGGATGTGGCCGGAGGCCTCGTTCCGGATGTCGGGCCTCGGCCGCGTCGCGCTCCTCACCGGCGCCCTCGGCGAGGCGCGCGACCTGCACGAGCGGGCGCTCGACCTGGCGCGGCGGCACATGGCCCGGTCGGCCGAGGAGTTCGCGGAGGTCGGGCTCGGGCTCGTCGCCCGCGCCCGCGGCGACCTCGACGCCGCCGAGCGGCACCTGCGCGCCCGGCTCGGCTGGCTGCGCGGCATCGGCGGGACGGCCGGCCTCGCGTTCGCGCACGCCCAGCTCGGCTTCATCGCCGAGGAGCGCGGCGACGCCGGCGGCGCGCTGGCCCTGCACACCGAGGGGCTCGCCGCCGCCCGCGCCGTCGGCGACCCGCGCGCGATCGCGCTCGCGCTGGAGGGGCTGGCCGGGGCGCGGTCCCTGGCGGGCGACCACGCGGCCGCGGACGGGCTGCTCGCCGAGGCGGGCGCGCTCCGTGCGGCGGCCGGCGCCGCGCTGCCGCCCGGCGAGCGGCGCGACGTCGAGCGGATCTCCGGGAGGATCCGGGACGCCCGCGGTGTTGTCGCGATCAACGGCGAGGCGTCGTCGCCGGGGGAAGGGAAGACATGA
- a CDS encoding NAD(P)-dependent oxidoreductase has translation MTSPVTVIGLGPMGATMARTFLKNGHPTTVWNRTASKAASLVEEGATLAPTAAEALAASELVVVSQTDYKAMYESLDGADLEGRVIVNLSSGSPGELRRASAWASERGGVLLTGGIMVPPPGIGQPGAYVFYSGPEQTLDPHREALGELGDVTFVGEDPGLAMLYYQSQLYLFWSTMTAYMHAVALLGTAGVSAQEFRPFAASLLVALGGDGPMGFVKHITEEIEAGVYSGEDNTLHMQAVGADHVVEAAREAGIDVANPTALRDLFWRAVDAGHGEDGLSAVIEAVRRR, from the coding sequence GTGACATCTCCAGTGACCGTCATCGGTCTCGGGCCCATGGGCGCGACGATGGCCAGGACGTTCCTGAAGAACGGCCACCCGACCACGGTCTGGAACCGGACGGCGTCCAAGGCGGCCTCCTTGGTGGAGGAAGGTGCGACCCTCGCCCCCACCGCCGCCGAGGCCCTCGCGGCCTCCGAACTGGTCGTCGTCAGCCAGACCGACTACAAGGCGATGTACGAGTCGCTCGACGGCGCGGACCTCGAAGGACGCGTCATCGTCAATCTCAGCTCAGGCAGCCCCGGCGAACTGCGCCGTGCGAGCGCATGGGCGTCCGAGCGGGGCGGCGTCCTGCTCACCGGCGGAATCATGGTGCCCCCGCCAGGCATCGGCCAGCCAGGCGCCTACGTCTTCTACAGCGGTCCCGAGCAGACGTTGGACCCCCACCGCGAAGCCCTGGGCGAGCTGGGGGACGTCACGTTCGTCGGCGAGGACCCGGGCCTGGCGATGCTCTACTACCAGTCGCAGCTCTACCTCTTCTGGTCGACCATGACCGCCTACATGCACGCCGTGGCCCTGCTGGGCACCGCGGGCGTCTCCGCCCAGGAGTTCCGTCCGTTCGCCGCGTCCCTGCTGGTCGCCCTGGGCGGCGACGGGCCGATGGGCTTCGTGAAGCACATCACGGAAGAGATCGAGGCCGGCGTCTATTCCGGCGAGGACAACACCCTTCACATGCAGGCCGTCGGCGCCGACCACGTCGTCGAGGCCGCCCGCGAAGCCGGGATCGACGTCGCGAATCCGACCGCCCTGCGGGACCTGTTCTGGCGTGCCGTGGACGCCGGTCACGGCGAGGACGGGCTGTCCGCCGTCATCGAGGCGGTCCGCCGCCGCTGA
- a CDS encoding sensor histidine kinase produces MTAGKRDPTRLWGRQLLFSVRGRATLITVAVSAVILVLALILMLLLARDWAENRVARQTERTAERIAFDLSRGRNPGVIDVLPGEAPMVQVVNPRGEVVAASDAIRGRPALATADLARGELLIDQRVCPGSLDTCVWAFGLRIRTSPWGADVMVIAAARLPGLLNVWLLPLALFGLLVALLSLIAWWTWHTIGQAFVPIEVIRSEMADLDARGLDHRVPVPEAGGGIQSLAETVNATLDRLEEAVNRERRFVSDASHDLRNPIAGLQTRLEVALGEPDDADWKPMVRGALRDTRRLNDIVSDLLELARLDARTPKPVEPVDLAALVRREVGLRAGDVPIRMRLEPGVVVRANPVRLSRVLGNLLGNAERHAESRIEVTVARDGGDAVVEVLDDGSGIPEEARERVFERFARLSESRVRDPQGTGLGLPIAREIAEIYGGSLRIADSRAGARFVLRLPLISGGGPPR; encoded by the coding sequence GTGACGGCGGGGAAGCGGGATCCCACCCGCCTCTGGGGCAGGCAACTGCTCTTCTCGGTGCGGGGGCGCGCGACTCTCATCACCGTCGCGGTGTCGGCGGTCATCCTGGTCCTGGCGCTCATCCTGATGCTGCTGCTGGCGAGGGACTGGGCGGAGAACAGGGTCGCGCGCCAGACGGAACGGACCGCCGAACGGATCGCGTTCGACCTGTCCCGGGGAAGGAACCCCGGCGTCATCGACGTCCTGCCCGGCGAGGCGCCGATGGTGCAGGTGGTGAACCCGCGCGGAGAGGTCGTGGCGGCCAGCGACGCGATCCGCGGGCGCCCGGCGCTCGCCACCGCCGACCTGGCGAGAGGCGAACTGCTGATCGACCAGCGGGTCTGCCCCGGTTCCCTGGACACGTGCGTGTGGGCGTTCGGCCTCCGCATCCGCACGTCCCCGTGGGGCGCGGACGTCATGGTCATAGCCGCGGCGCGCCTGCCCGGCCTGCTGAACGTGTGGCTCCTGCCGCTCGCCCTGTTCGGCCTGCTCGTCGCGCTGCTCAGCCTGATCGCGTGGTGGACGTGGCACACGATCGGGCAGGCGTTCGTCCCGATCGAGGTGATCCGTTCCGAGATGGCAGACCTGGACGCGCGGGGCCTGGACCACCGGGTGCCCGTCCCGGAGGCCGGCGGCGGGATCCAGAGCCTCGCCGAGACGGTCAACGCCACCCTCGACCGGCTGGAGGAGGCGGTGAACCGGGAGCGCCGCTTCGTCTCCGACGCCTCCCACGACCTGCGCAACCCGATCGCCGGCCTCCAGACGCGGCTGGAGGTCGCCCTCGGCGAGCCGGACGACGCCGACTGGAAGCCGATGGTCCGCGGCGCGCTCCGCGACACGCGGCGCCTGAACGACATCGTGTCCGACCTCCTGGAACTGGCCCGGCTCGACGCCCGCACCCCCAAGCCCGTGGAACCGGTCGACCTCGCCGCCCTGGTCCGGCGGGAGGTCGGCCTGCGCGCGGGCGACGTCCCGATCAGGATGCGCCTGGAGCCCGGCGTGGTCGTGCGCGCGAACCCGGTCCGGCTGAGCCGGGTGCTCGGGAACCTGCTGGGCAACGCCGAGCGGCACGCCGAGTCGCGCATCGAGGTGACCGTGGCGCGCGACGGCGGCGACGCGGTCGTGGAGGTCCTGGACGACGGCTCCGGCATCCCCGAGGAGGCCCGCGAACGCGTCTTCGAGCGCTTCGCCCGGCTCAGCGAGTCGCGCGTCCGGGACCCCCAGGGCACCGGCCTCGGCCTGCCCATCGCCCGCGAGATCGCCGAGATCTACGGCGGCTCCCTGCGCATCGCCGACTCCCGCGCGGGCGCCCGGTTCGTCCTCCGCCTCCCCCTGATCAGCGGCGGCGGACCGCCTCGATGA
- a CDS encoding ATP-binding protein, which yields MVGTRDRVVIGEITLPGVRRSVGGARGFVRSVAAGHPALDDMVLVASETVANAITHTASGLEGGQVRVAVLAGDGGYRLEVADDGAAGGRPHVRVTDGTGAESGRGMRIVEALASRWGFRADGARTVVWAEFPAPEAPAPEARAPAAAVERGRGRGTPVSGPG from the coding sequence GTGGTCGGGACGCGGGACCGTGTGGTGATCGGCGAGATCACGCTGCCGGGCGTGCGGCGGTCGGTCGGAGGCGCACGCGGCTTCGTCCGGAGCGTGGCGGCCGGCCATCCCGCCCTGGACGACATGGTCCTGGTGGCGAGCGAGACGGTCGCGAACGCGATCACGCACACGGCGTCCGGGCTGGAGGGCGGGCAGGTGAGGGTCGCGGTCCTGGCCGGGGACGGGGGATACCGGCTCGAGGTCGCCGACGACGGCGCCGCGGGCGGCCGCCCTCACGTGCGGGTGACGGACGGGACGGGCGCGGAGTCGGGACGCGGGATGCGCATCGTGGAGGCGCTCGCGTCGCGTTGGGGCTTCCGGGCGGACGGCGCCCGGACGGTGGTGTGGGCGGAGTTCCCCGCCCCGGAGGCCCCCGCCCCGGAGGCCCGAGCCCCGGCCGCCGCGGTGGAGCGGGGCCGGGGCCGGGGGACGCCGGTCAGCGGCCCCGGTTGA
- a CDS encoding LCP family protein, whose product MKLLAWVAVAAAAVMVTGGLSAYGYYWRLQNAVQHEDVDRLIGGNRPRKLNSAINILVLGSDTREGANAQYGRGLRDKPPASDTMVLLHLSPGGGQAIAVSLPRDLMIPIPACTRRDGTKVPGSGVAMLNEAIARAGPTCTVHTVEQLTKVRIDHFVQVDFVGFKRIATAVGGVPVCVTADVHDKDSGLTLTKGRHRLKGEDALAYVRSRKGFGNGSDTERIRRQQHFFGALAKQAMGAGVLTDPGRLNALLRATAESLTTDRGLSVAAMLKIAQGMRDLDAGKLRFVTVPSGAYPLNRNRVALSQPAANEFFDALRNDVVAPAPARAPGALPGRARVFNASGVEGRAAQVAAQLKDAGWQVAAVGNLGSRPRATVVRYGTGAEPQARALAGLLPGARVAPRAKTPPGVVDLVIGTGFTRVRTSGGVPVQRGESRASDEVCERVA is encoded by the coding sequence ATGAAGCTGCTGGCTTGGGTCGCCGTCGCGGCGGCCGCGGTGATGGTGACGGGCGGCCTGTCCGCGTACGGGTACTACTGGCGGCTGCAGAACGCCGTCCAGCACGAGGACGTCGACCGGCTGATCGGTGGGAACCGTCCCAGGAAGCTCAACAGCGCGATCAACATCCTCGTGCTCGGGTCGGACACGCGCGAGGGCGCCAACGCCCAGTACGGGCGGGGCCTGCGGGACAAGCCGCCCGCGTCCGACACGATGGTGCTGCTGCACCTGTCGCCGGGCGGCGGCCAGGCGATCGCCGTCAGCCTCCCCCGCGACCTGATGATCCCCATCCCGGCGTGCACCCGCAGGGACGGGACGAAGGTACCGGGCAGCGGCGTCGCCATGCTGAACGAGGCGATCGCTCGCGCGGGCCCCACCTGCACGGTCCACACCGTCGAGCAGCTCACGAAAGTCCGCATCGACCACTTCGTGCAGGTGGACTTCGTGGGCTTCAAGCGGATCGCGACGGCGGTCGGCGGCGTGCCCGTGTGCGTGACGGCCGACGTCCACGACAAGGACTCCGGGCTGACCCTCACCAAGGGCCGGCACCGCCTGAAGGGCGAGGACGCCCTGGCCTACGTCCGCAGCCGCAAGGGTTTCGGGAACGGAAGCGACACCGAGCGCATCCGGCGGCAGCAGCACTTCTTCGGCGCGCTCGCCAAGCAGGCGATGGGCGCGGGCGTCCTCACCGATCCGGGACGCCTGAACGCCCTGCTCAGAGCCACGGCCGAGTCGCTGACCACCGACAGGGGGCTGAGCGTCGCGGCGATGCTGAAGATCGCGCAGGGCATGCGCGACCTGGACGCCGGGAAGCTGCGCTTCGTCACCGTGCCGTCCGGGGCGTACCCGCTGAACCGCAACCGGGTGGCGCTCTCCCAGCCCGCCGCGAACGAGTTCTTCGACGCGCTCCGCAACGACGTGGTGGCGCCGGCTCCGGCGAGGGCCCCGGGCGCGCTGCCGGGGAGGGCGCGGGTGTTCAACGCCTCCGGGGTCGAGGGCCGCGCCGCGCAGGTGGCTGCGCAGCTCAAGGACGCCGGCTGGCAGGTCGCCGCCGTCGGCAACCTCGGCTCCCGCCCGCGGGCCACCGTCGTCCGCTACGGGACGGGCGCGGAACCGCAGGCGAGGGCGCTCGCGGGCCTCCTGCCGGGTGCGCGGGTCGCGCCGCGCGCCAAGACGCCGCCCGGCGTCGTCGACCTGGTCATCGGGACGGGCTTCACGCGCGTCCGGACGTCCGGCGGCGTCCCTGTCCAGCGCGGCGAGAGCCGCGCGAGCGACGAGGTCTGCGAGCGGGTGGCGTGA
- a CDS encoding arginase family protein, with translation MIAVLDAPSNLGLRPPREGHEPGVRRLARALRGHDIVGRLRAEDAGRVDPPPYVFGPDHDTGYLNGPGLADYTERLAARVGEVLDRGEFPMVLGGDCGILLGPMLALRRRGAYGLAHLDGHDDYSPRRDPSAAAGRLTAGGSALGLVTGHGPAALTDVEGLRPYVAEEHVAHIGVQREPEDFELFDLDAFEASRVRRFPIEYIREHGAGAAAEGARAHLEAAPIEGYWIHLDADILDKSVMPAVDSPNPDGLSFEELASVLRTLVASPRAVGMHIAIYDPELDPDGTAGAALTDTVAAAFS, from the coding sequence ATGATCGCAGTGCTCGACGCACCGTCCAACCTGGGGCTCCGCCCGCCGCGGGAGGGTCACGAGCCCGGAGTGCGCCGGCTGGCCCGCGCGCTGCGCGGCCACGACATCGTCGGCCGCCTGCGGGCCGAGGACGCCGGCCGCGTGGACCCGCCGCCCTACGTGTTCGGCCCGGACCACGACACCGGCTACCTGAACGGCCCCGGCCTCGCCGACTACACCGAGCGGCTCGCGGCCCGCGTCGGCGAGGTGCTGGACCGGGGCGAGTTCCCGATGGTGCTCGGCGGTGACTGCGGCATCCTCCTCGGCCCCATGCTCGCGCTGCGCCGCCGCGGCGCGTACGGGCTGGCGCATCTGGACGGGCACGACGACTACTCGCCCCGGCGCGACCCGTCGGCGGCCGCGGGACGGCTGACGGCGGGCGGGTCGGCGCTCGGCCTCGTCACCGGGCACGGCCCCGCCGCCCTCACCGACGTCGAGGGGCTGCGCCCCTACGTGGCGGAGGAGCACGTCGCGCACATCGGCGTCCAGCGGGAGCCCGAGGACTTCGAGCTGTTCGACCTGGACGCGTTCGAGGCCTCGCGCGTGCGCCGCTTCCCGATCGAGTACATCCGCGAGCACGGCGCGGGCGCGGCCGCCGAGGGGGCGCGGGCGCATCTGGAGGCCGCTCCGATCGAGGGGTACTGGATCCACCTGGACGCCGACATCCTCGACAAGAGCGTGATGCCGGCCGTCGACTCCCCCAACCCGGACGGCCTGTCGTTCGAGGAACTGGCGTCCGTCCTCCGGACGCTGGTGGCGAGCCCGCGCGCGGTGGGCATGCACATCGCCATCTACGACCCGGAACTCGACCCGGACGGCACGGCCGGCGCGGCCCTCACCGACACGGTAGCCGCGGCGTTCTCCTAG
- a CDS encoding CocE/NonD family hydrolase: MTAPGRLVDRLLGLPEPASPHAESARDLRVPMPDGVVLVADLYRPRGAGPLPVVLMRTPYGKRQAVVRLFAGVLARRGFQVVVQDVRGVFGSGGEFHAFHDEKDDGLATLKWLRAQPWCDGRVAMVGASYLGFTEWAVAPYADPPLAAMGLGITSSEFASSFYPGGALALHNTLVWSSLMGTQDERRRPFHNRRVRHAMRHLPVGEADLAAIGRPESFLREVASHAGPGDDFWKGTDHSAAVPATTTPTTMVTGWWDLFLRGQLRDFAAMHAEGRQVRITIGPWGHDAKALRATLHDQVSWLNAHLNGDQAQLRRAPVRLHLQQANTWLDFGQWPPPETRPTPLYLSRGLVWDEADADPATFTYDPFDPTPNVGGPLLSPGKGKQRDNGPLERRDDVVVLTGAPLTEDLDVIGPVSATIHVRTSTGRGDLFVRLCDVDRSGVSRNVTDGILRLTSTGTVRAEIEMHPTAYRFRRGHRLRVMLAGGAFPRFARNHGTPEPAGQAVAARRTRFEVFRDADHPSALHLPVWRP, encoded by the coding sequence ATGACCGCTCCGGGACGACTCGTCGACCGCCTCCTCGGCCTCCCCGAGCCGGCGTCCCCGCACGCCGAGTCGGCGCGGGACCTGCGGGTGCCCATGCCGGACGGCGTCGTGCTCGTCGCCGACCTGTACCGGCCGCGCGGCGCGGGACCGCTGCCCGTCGTGCTCATGCGCACCCCCTACGGCAAGCGGCAGGCCGTCGTCCGGCTGTTCGCCGGGGTCCTGGCCCGGCGCGGGTTCCAGGTCGTCGTGCAGGACGTGCGCGGCGTCTTCGGGTCGGGCGGCGAGTTCCACGCGTTCCACGACGAGAAGGACGACGGGCTGGCCACGCTCAAGTGGCTCCGCGCGCAGCCCTGGTGCGACGGAAGGGTCGCGATGGTCGGCGCGAGCTACCTCGGGTTCACCGAGTGGGCCGTCGCGCCCTACGCGGACCCGCCGCTCGCCGCGATGGGGCTGGGCATCACCTCGTCCGAGTTCGCCAGCTCCTTCTACCCCGGTGGTGCCCTCGCCCTGCACAACACCCTTGTCTGGTCGTCCTTGATGGGCACGCAGGACGAGAGAAGGCGGCCGTTCCACAACAGACGCGTCCGGCATGCGATGCGGCACCTGCCGGTAGGTGAGGCCGACCTCGCGGCCATCGGACGTCCGGAATCGTTCCTGCGTGAGGTCGCGTCCCACGCCGGGCCGGGCGACGACTTCTGGAAGGGCACCGACCACAGCGCCGCCGTCCCCGCGACCACCACGCCCACCACGATGGTCACGGGCTGGTGGGACCTCTTCTTGCGCGGCCAGCTCAGGGACTTCGCCGCAATGCACGCGGAGGGACGCCAGGTCCGCATCACCATCGGTCCCTGGGGACACGACGCCAAAGCCCTCCGCGCGACGCTCCACGACCAGGTCTCCTGGCTGAACGCCCACCTGAACGGCGACCAGGCCCAACTTCGCAGGGCGCCGGTGAGGCTTCACCTGCAACAGGCCAACACCTGGCTGGACTTCGGCCAGTGGCCCCCTCCCGAGACCAGGCCCACGCCGCTCTACCTGTCCCGCGGCCTCGTCTGGGACGAGGCCGACGCGGACCCCGCCACGTTCACCTACGACCCCTTCGACCCGACCCCCAACGTCGGCGGCCCGCTCCTGTCACCCGGCAAGGGAAAGCAGCGCGACAACGGCCCGCTCGAACGCCGGGACGACGTGGTCGTCCTCACCGGCGCGCCGCTGACCGAGGACCTCGACGTGATCGGGCCCGTCTCGGCGACGATCCACGTGCGCACCAGCACCGGCCGGGGTGACCTGTTCGTCCGCCTCTGCGACGTCGACCGGAGCGGCGTCTCCCGCAACGTCACCGACGGCATCCTGCGCCTCACGTCCACCGGGACCGTTCGCGCCGAGATCGAGATGCACCCGACCGCGTACCGCTTCCGGCGCGGCCACCGCCTGCGCGTCATGCTCGCGGGCGGCGCGTTCCCCCGCTTCGCCCGCAACCACGGCACTCCGGAGCCCGCGGGGCAGGCCGTCGCGGCCCGGCGCACCCGTTTCGAGGTCTTCCGCGACGCCGACCACCCCTCCGCCCTCCACCTCCCCGTCTGGAGACCCTGA